The following nucleotide sequence is from Streptomyces pactum.
ACCGGGGCTGCGACAGCTCGACGGCCGGGTTGGCGACGACGATGGAGGTGGCCGCCGGGAGCGTCACCCGAGATCACCGGCCGGTCGCCGCTGGACGGCGCGCCGTCAAAGAACCGGCCGATCCCGGGAGTTCGAAGATGGGCTCGGTGATCACCGCGCCGGCGAGCAGCCCGCCCCGGTCCATGCCGAAGATGGTCAGGATCGGGGTCATGTCGGCCCGAGTCCGTGCTTGACGACCGTGGTGCGGCGCGGCAGCCCCTCGGTGCGGGCGGTGCGGATGTCCGGCTCCACCATCGTCTCGTCATCGAACTGCGCCTCTGTCGCGCGTGCATCGCCGCGTGCATGGGGCACTCCATGAGCGGTGGGACGGCTGTGGCGGCCTCCCGGCGGCCGCGCCCGGGGACGGCTGGAATGTGACCGGTAACATAGTAATGTGAAATTGCACTGAGCGATGCTGGTCACTCCGTTACCCACCCGTGCCCGAAAGGGGCCCGCCATGGACGAACCCGCCACCACCGGTCCGCGTACCGGCAGTCACGATCTGCCGGTCTCCGAGGAGCTCGCCGGCTTCATGTCCGGCCAGTGGGCCGCGAGTCCGCTGCCCGGCGACATCCGGCTCCCGGTCGCGCGGCTCACCCCGGCCCGCCGCGCCCGGCTCTCCGCCCGCTTCCCCGGGGAGCGGCTGATCATCCCGGCCGGTGAGCTGAAGGTCCGCTCCAACGACTGCGATCACCGCTTCCGGCCGCACTCCGCCTACGCGTGGCTGACCGGCCTGACCGGAGAGGAGCAGGCCGGACATGTGCTCGTCCTGGAGCCGGACGGCCCGCACCGGCACGAGGCCGTCCTGTACGTGCGTCCGCGCTCGCCGCGCGTCGGCGAGGAGTTCTACCGGGACCGCCGGTACGGGGAGTTCTGGGTGGGCCGCCGTCCCGACCTCGCCGAGGCCGAGCGGATGGCCGGCATCCGGTGCGTGCACCTGGACGAGTACGGCCGACTGCCGTCCGGCCGCGTCGCCTCGCAGGACTCCGCACTCGCCACCGCCCTGAGCGAGCTGCGGCTGGTCAAGGACAGCTGGGAGGTCGACCAGCTGCAACAGGCCGTGGACCACACCGCCGCAGGCTTCGAGGACGTCGTACGGGCGCTGCCGCGCGCCCTCGCCCACCCCCGCGGCGAGCGCTGGATCGAGGGGGTCTTCGGGTTGCGCGCCCGTGCCGAGGGCAACGGCACCGGGTACGAGACGATCGCCGCATCGGGGGCGCACGCGTGCGTCCTCCACTGGATCCGCAACGACGGCCCCCTGGACGCCCGGGATCTGCTGCTGCTCGACGCGGGCGTCGAGACCGACACCCTCTACACGGCGGACATCACCCGCACCCTCCCGCTCTCCGGCCGCTTCACCTCCGTCCAGCGGCAGGTGTACGACCTCGTCCTCGCCGCGCAGGAGGCGGGCATCGCCGCACTGAAGCCGGGTGCCGCCTTCCGCGACTTCCACCAGGCGTGCATGAGGGTCATCGCCGAGGGGCTCGCGGAATGGGGCGTGCTCAAGAGCGCCGAGGGCGACCTGCACCGCCGGTACACGCTGTGCAGCAGCGGGCACATGCTGGGCCTGGACGTCCACGACTGTGCCCGGGCGCGCGCGGAGGCGTACCTGGACGGGGTGCTGGAGGAGGGTCAGGTGCTCACCGTGGAGCCCGGCCTGTACCTGCAGCCGGACGACGAGACGCTCCCGCCCGAACTGCGCGGCATCGGCGTGCGCATCGAGGACGACCTGGTCATCACCGCGGACGGGGCGCGACTGATGTCGGGCGCGCTGCCGCGGACGCCGGACGGCATCGAGGAGTGGATGGGCCGGCTGACCGACGGCTGAGCCGGCGAGGGGGAGGCCTGGAGCGCACGGGACGCCGGGGCGGCGATCGTCCGGACGGACTCTCTTGGCACGGCATGTGCAATGTGAAATATTACTACGGTGCTCACGAGAAACTCCGCGGACGTCATCGTCGTCGGGGCCGGCGTGGTCGGCGCCGCATGCGCCTACTACGCGGCCCGGTCCGGCCTGAGCGTCACCGTGCTCGACCGCGGCCCCGTGGCGGGCGGCACCACCGGGGCCGGCGAGGGCAACCTGTTGGTCTCCGACAAGGAACCCGGCCCCGAACTCGACCTCGCGCTGCTGTCCACCCGGATGTGGTGCGAGCTGGCCGGGGAACTCCCGCCCGGGATCGAGTACGAACCCAAGGGCGGCCTCGTCATCGCCTCCGACGAGGCGAAACTGGCCGCCCTGCGGGTCTTCGCCGCCGCCCAGCACAAGGCCGGCGTCACC
It contains:
- a CDS encoding aminopeptidase P family protein, giving the protein MDEPATTGPRTGSHDLPVSEELAGFMSGQWAASPLPGDIRLPVARLTPARRARLSARFPGERLIIPAGELKVRSNDCDHRFRPHSAYAWLTGLTGEEQAGHVLVLEPDGPHRHEAVLYVRPRSPRVGEEFYRDRRYGEFWVGRRPDLAEAERMAGIRCVHLDEYGRLPSGRVASQDSALATALSELRLVKDSWEVDQLQQAVDHTAAGFEDVVRALPRALAHPRGERWIEGVFGLRARAEGNGTGYETIAASGAHACVLHWIRNDGPLDARDLLLLDAGVETDTLYTADITRTLPLSGRFTSVQRQVYDLVLAAQEAGIAALKPGAAFRDFHQACMRVIAEGLAEWGVLKSAEGDLHRRYTLCSSGHMLGLDVHDCARARAEAYLDGVLEEGQVLTVEPGLYLQPDDETLPPELRGIGVRIEDDLVITADGARLMSGALPRTPDGIEEWMGRLTDG